The genome window aaagagagtactcaaataataacccaacaaattgaagcggaatcactctattttactcttattgaattaaataaattagtagttacaccaaaaaatgatacatatgtatttctttaataccatgaaaaaaataaaaaagaatagtttgaaaccaatcatgttaagtattaactacttggggatttgttgacaatgaaagtactcaaataacccattacccagcaaattgaagcgagaaactaccttttaatatatttggaatacataatattttaaattttcaaaattttattaatttatttattcttttttcttaaactagggaNCTATCCCAGGAAGTGCTAAAAACAACAGGATATCCTGTCTTATACCTTGATGGTGCTAAATGTTGAGCAtagatcaaacacttattacTGCTAGCTCGTAGCAaagacataattttatttttgacattACATTTTTGAGAGGAGGATGCTAAATTTGACCTTTCACGGGCCTCTGTACAACCATCTCATAGCCACCAATTGATGGACTTGGACTTTCACTGGCCACCCTCCAACAATTCTTTAGTCACCAATTGATGGACTTAGACATTttactggcctccgcccaacacatataatatataacacaTATAATAGAGATAAAGCACATGCTCTAATTTGGTAACAAAGCCAACTCATGACAAAGGTAAGAATGGAATGAAAACAAACCTAAAATTTTCAGGATTTGCAGGCCAGAGATTGTACTTTATCTGCTCTTCAGGGCTCACAGTAAGATACAATCTATCAGTCCAATCAAGAATTTGATGTTCCGAGAGAACTGAATCATTTCCATACCCCTCAGTATCATCAGGACTTCTCCCATATTTCTGCTTCTCCTCCATTGGAAGAGCAAAGAAGCTTTTGCCGATTTCGCCAACTTTGTCAAGGAAATCATCTGAAATCCCATGGTTTATTGCCTGAATAATGTTAAACAATCCTCATAAGCAGACAAGAAAACCAAGACCCCCAAAAACCCAAATAATGGCCATGTGTATAATTCAACCTGAAAACAGCCGCAAGAACTGAGAGTTGATCTGAGTTTAGAGAGCTCCTTTTCCCGGGCCGGCGATGGCGTTGAAGATGAGAGAAGGCTAAGATCAATAGAAGCAAGATCCAGTAGAGGGCAAGAGGGTTGAATATCAGCATCTTTGGATTGAATATAGTTTTCTGGGACTTGCTTGCAGGCTTCTGCAGCTAGTTGTTGAACTGGCTTGGGTGACTTGGTAGGAGGCAAAGATTCAGCCATGGCTCCCTAAGTGGATCAAACTATTAAAATTTAGACTAGAATTTAATCAAACCAATTACTAGAATAGTAAGCAAAGCAGATAAGTTGGGGCCGGAGAAATATATGATTCATATGATAGTTGTATGATGTTCGAGATCCAAGGTTTGCATATTATTTTATGGATTTTTTCTAGGTAATCACAacctaaatttatttatttaattttattatggtcAAATCCAACGAATTTTTCACACACAAAAAAGAATTGCTATTTCTATTTTAGTATGGACAACCAAGTATGCTTTCTCTTTGATTTTTTGACCattaatttaaaatga of Ipomoea triloba cultivar NCNSP0323 chromosome 3, ASM357664v1 contains these proteins:
- the LOC116012091 gene encoding protein SRG1-like is translated as MAESLPPTKSPKPVQQLAAEACKQVPENYIQSKDADIQPSCPLLDLASIDLSLLSSSTPSPAREKELSKLRSTLSSCGCFQAINHGISDDFLDKVGEIGKSFFALPMEEKQKYGRSPDDTEGYGNDSVLSEHQILDWTDRLYLTVSPEEQIKYNLWPANPENFRFVFIPFLPLS